A single region of the Caldicellulosiruptoraceae bacterium PP1 genome encodes:
- the cas1b gene encoding type I-B CRISPR-associated endonuclease Cas1b, with the protein MKNTIYIFSDGELKRKDNTIFFENENGKKFIPVENTSEIMIFGEVTLNKRFLEFLTQSEIILHFFNRYEYYVGSYYPREHLNSGYVILKQAEHYNDQNKRLFLAQKFIEGSYKNMIVVLKYYNNRGTDLNKIILSIEELSKKIYDTKSISELMAYEGNIRDIYYLAFDNIIGIEEFNFQRRTKRPPLNYLNTLISFGNSLIYTTVLSEIYKTHLDPRIGYLHSTNFRSFTLNLDIAEIFKPIIVDRIIFSLLGRKKISTDDFENNLEGIILKEKGMKTFVEEFQSKLETVINHPHIGKSATYRTIIRMEAYKIEKHIIGDEEYNPFISQW; encoded by the coding sequence ATGAAAAATACTATTTATATCTTTTCTGATGGAGAGCTTAAAAGAAAAGATAATACAATATTTTTTGAAAACGAAAACGGAAAGAAATTTATTCCGGTAGAAAATACAAGTGAAATTATGATTTTTGGAGAGGTTACATTAAATAAAAGATTTTTAGAATTTTTAACTCAAAGTGAAATAATTTTGCATTTTTTTAATAGATATGAATACTATGTCGGTTCTTATTATCCTCGTGAGCATCTAAACTCTGGATATGTAATATTAAAACAAGCCGAACATTATAATGACCAAAATAAAAGACTTTTTTTGGCTCAAAAGTTTATTGAAGGGTCATACAAAAATATGATTGTAGTATTAAAATATTACAACAATAGAGGTACTGATCTAAACAAAATTATATTAAGTATAGAAGAACTTTCAAAGAAAATTTATGATACAAAAAGTATTTCAGAACTAATGGCATATGAAGGTAATATCAGAGATATATACTATTTAGCATTTGATAACATTATTGGTATAGAAGAATTTAATTTTCAAAGAAGAACAAAAAGACCGCCATTAAATTATCTTAATACATTAATAAGTTTTGGGAATTCGCTTATTTATACAACTGTTTTAAGTGAGATTTATAAAACGCATCTTGATCCAAGAATTGGATATCTGCACTCAACCAATTTCAGAAGTTTTACTTTAAATCTTGATATTGCTGAAATTTTTAAGCCTATTATTGTCGATAGGATAATATTTTCACTCTTAGGTAGGAAAAAGATTTCAACTGATGATTTTGAAAATAATCTTGAGGGTATTATTTTAAAGGAAAAAGGTATGAAAACTTTTGTTGAAGAATTTCAAAGCAAATTAGAAACAGTAATAAATCATCCCCATATAGGGAAATCTGCAACATACAGGACAATTATTAGAATGGAGGCATATAAAATTGAAAAGCATATAATTGGTGATGAAGAATATAACCCATTTATAAGTCAATGGTAG
- the cas2 gene encoding CRISPR-associated endonuclease Cas2 → MFVIFVYDVNQKRVNKVLKTARKYLNWVQNSVLEGEITEGNFKKLKIELKRIIKEDEDSLIFYTFESLKYSSREIIGLKKGGEELIL, encoded by the coding sequence ATGTTTGTGATATTTGTCTATGATGTAAATCAAAAAAGGGTAAATAAAGTCCTAAAAACTGCCAGAAAGTATTTGAATTGGGTTCAAAATTCGGTGCTTGAAGGCGAAATTACTGAAGGTAATTTTAAAAAACTTAAAATTGAATTAAAAAGGATAATAAAAGAAGATGAAGATTCTTTAATATTTTATACATTTGAGTCACTTAAATATTCAAGCCGAGAGATTATTGGATTAAAAAAAGGTGGAGAGGAATTAATATTGTAA
- the cas4 gene encoding CRISPR-associated protein Cas4, whose protein sequence is MVNITGSLFQSYLICKRQVWLMAHKIVPDQEHPLIELGRIIDQESYKRDKKNIFFEGVTIDMVKKQEGTFIICEIKKSSKALDAAKLQLEFYLYRLLQKGIDVKGEILVPEEKKRTLVELNGENILKIEDIIKDIEKITTLEKPPELAKNKYCKNCGYKEFCWS, encoded by the coding sequence ATGGTAAATATAACAGGTAGCCTTTTTCAATCTTATTTAATTTGCAAAAGGCAAGTATGGTTAATGGCACATAAAATAGTTCCAGATCAAGAACATCCTCTTATTGAATTAGGAAGAATTATTGATCAAGAATCTTACAAAAGAGATAAAAAGAATATCTTTTTTGAAGGCGTTACCATTGATATGGTAAAAAAACAGGAAGGAACATTTATAATATGTGAAATAAAAAAAAGCTCAAAAGCCTTAGACGCAGCAAAATTACAGCTTGAGTTTTACCTTTATAGGCTTTTGCAAAAAGGAATTGATGTAAAGGGTGAAATCCTTGTTCCAGAAGAAAAGAAGAGAACACTGGTTGAACTAAATGGAGAAAATATATTAAAAATTGAAGATATTATAAAGGATATAGAAAAAATAACTACATTAGAAAAACCACCAGAACTTGCGAAAAATAAATATTGCAAAAATTGTGGATATAAGGAGTTTTGCTGGTCATGA